A part of Cupriavidus sp. D39 genomic DNA contains:
- a CDS encoding transposase codes for MQLYARRWGIEPLFHNLKRWFGMSNLWQQSRTVLELWMQIRSMAWTLTQLLSLVLAETFPMDSVAPWRMNQPVTAGLVTQWLRMEFTGLAFRDGLNRKSQKFQWPTPRNDTRPTS; via the coding sequence GTGCAGTTGTACGCGCGCCGCTGGGGCATAGAACCGCTGTTTCACAATCTCAAGCGCTGGTTTGGCATGAGCAATCTCTGGCAGCAGTCGCGCACCGTGCTGGAGTTGTGGATGCAGATCCGCTCGATGGCCTGGACCTTGACCCAACTGCTGAGTCTGGTGCTCGCCGAGACCTTCCCGATGGACTCGGTCGCACCATGGCGCATGAATCAGCCCGTCACGGCCGGCCTGGTCACGCAGTGGCTGCGCATGGAATTTACCGGACTTGCGTTTCGCGATGGCCTGAACCGCAAGTCCCAGAAATTCCAGTGGCCGACGCCACGCAACGATACCCGACCGACCTCGTAG
- a CDS encoding transposase has protein sequence MSLSNRVQLCLSEWVNFLLLAVPIRSRASFVELLCGCMVSPEGWVTRAISTIARRRHWTTYYKLLGRGSLRTVRLARRSFMLVLAVLPCDVLTLVIDDTLVPRSSEKAPGCAFRHDHSRKINRPQFMRAQCWVTLGVSALGNGGVNLVLPILSRLVPNTGNRNKLKIALALVRALAGVSNKPVRVLFDSWFMRARLVLPLLRRQMHVIGQSRIDNALFLMPLLPTTPRRGRKRIYGERLSAEVIEALPASELSMRLYGKEQRVRLRSAEARAGFLKGALVRAVWCQFFDAKKQVWTKPRLLLASETDLSA, from the coding sequence ATGTCTTTGTCCAACCGTGTACAACTGTGTCTGTCCGAATGGGTCAACTTCCTGCTTCTGGCCGTGCCGATTCGCTCTCGCGCGAGCTTTGTCGAACTGCTGTGCGGTTGCATGGTTTCGCCAGAAGGCTGGGTGACGCGCGCTATCAGCACAATCGCGCGACGCAGGCACTGGACGACCTACTACAAGCTTCTCGGGCGCGGCAGCTTGCGCACCGTGCGTTTGGCCCGCAGATCGTTCATGCTGGTGCTTGCAGTGCTGCCATGCGATGTGCTGACACTGGTCATCGACGATACGCTGGTGCCGCGCTCCTCGGAGAAGGCCCCCGGTTGCGCGTTTCGCCACGACCACAGCCGCAAGATCAATCGGCCGCAATTCATGCGGGCCCAGTGCTGGGTCACCCTGGGCGTGAGCGCGCTGGGCAACGGTGGGGTCAACCTGGTGCTGCCGATTCTCTCGCGGCTGGTGCCAAACACTGGCAACCGCAACAAGCTGAAGATCGCCCTGGCGCTGGTCCGCGCTCTCGCGGGCGTGTCCAACAAGCCGGTGCGCGTACTGTTCGATTCGTGGTTCATGCGCGCCCGTCTGGTCTTGCCGTTGCTGCGCAGACAAATGCACGTGATTGGTCAGTCGCGCATCGATAATGCACTGTTTCTCATGCCGCTGCTGCCAACCACACCCAGACGCGGTCGCAAGCGCATCTATGGCGAGCGCCTGAGTGCCGAGGTCATCGAGGCACTGCCTGCGAGCGAACTGAGCATGCGGCTCTATGGCAAAGAGCAGCGGGTTCGCCTGCGCTCTGCCGAGGCCAGAGCGGGCTTCCTCAAGGGCGCGTTGGTGCGTGCCGTCTGGTGCCAGTTCTTCGATGCGAAGAAACAGGTCTGGACCAAGCCCCGTCTGCTGCTGGCGAGCGAAACGGACTTGAGCGCCTAG
- a CDS encoding porin — MQRKVLLTAMAIASAACCNTVHAQSSVHLYGLIDTTISYTNHADSQGHNLVQFATPWFSGSRWGLTGAEDIGGGTKAIFKLESEFLTSTGEMDTPGVIFNRDAWIGVQNETLGKLTFGRQNALARDVSGIYSDPYTSASLSTEETGYTNNNNFKQLIFYASSATGTRMDNGAVWKKLWDNGLFAGIGFQFGNVPGSFSTNTTYTGALGYNGQNFHVSAFYDQAKVNQFTDKSFSIGGNYIFDILRLNAGYFHYSGEQGALGQRTDNAYTMSVKVAPRGAFDYELGYQIMHASNAAYSASTGATLQGYNPIGLATTTGSGRKNTLYASVFYHFSKRTEVYLAADYMKLYQGYRVATAPNANNQFEFAVGMRTRF, encoded by the coding sequence ATGCAACGCAAAGTCTTGCTTACCGCTATGGCCATCGCTAGCGCGGCCTGCTGCAACACAGTTCATGCGCAGTCCAGCGTGCACCTGTACGGGCTGATCGATACGACGATTAGCTATACCAACCACGCAGACAGCCAAGGACACAATCTTGTGCAATTCGCGACGCCGTGGTTCAGCGGCAGCCGCTGGGGCCTGACCGGAGCAGAAGACATCGGCGGCGGCACCAAAGCCATCTTCAAGCTGGAGAGCGAGTTTCTGACCAGCACCGGTGAAATGGACACACCGGGTGTCATTTTTAATCGTGACGCGTGGATCGGTGTGCAAAACGAAACCCTCGGCAAGCTCACATTTGGCCGGCAAAACGCACTGGCTCGCGACGTATCCGGGATCTATAGCGACCCATACACCAGCGCCTCGTTGTCGACAGAAGAAACCGGCTATACCAACAACAATAACTTCAAGCAGCTAATCTTCTACGCGTCGAGTGCCACCGGTACGCGAATGGACAATGGCGCGGTCTGGAAGAAGCTCTGGGACAATGGCCTATTTGCCGGCATTGGTTTCCAGTTTGGTAATGTGCCAGGCTCGTTCTCGACCAACACGACATACACCGGCGCGCTCGGCTACAACGGGCAGAACTTCCACGTGTCGGCGTTCTACGATCAGGCCAAAGTCAACCAGTTCACCGACAAGTCGTTCTCGATCGGCGGAAACTACATCTTCGACATACTGCGATTGAACGCCGGCTACTTCCACTACTCTGGCGAACAGGGCGCTCTCGGCCAACGCACGGATAACGCGTACACGATGTCGGTAAAGGTCGCACCGCGGGGCGCCTTCGACTATGAGCTTGGCTATCAGATCATGCACGCGTCAAACGCCGCCTACAGCGCAAGCACGGGTGCGACACTTCAGGGCTATAACCCAATTGGCCTCGCAACCACGACCGGCTCCGGCCGCAAAAACACTTTGTACGCATCGGTCTTCTATCACTTTTCGAAGCGCACAGAGGTATATCTTGCCGCCGATTACATGAAGCTGTATCAGGGATATCGGGTCGCGACTGCACCGAACGCAAACAACCAGTTTGAATTCGCAGTAGGCATGCGTACGCGCTTCTGA